From the genome of Pseudarthrobacter sp. NIBRBAC000502772:
GATTACTCCACGGCGCCGCCAGATCCGCGCCCGGAATGGCAGTGTTGCCAGCTCCGACGGCAGCGCATCCGTGTGCTCCGGGCCCTTGGCTGCGGGAAGGTCCGGGGCGCGGTGTGCTTCTGGTCCTGAGGGCTCAGGAACCTGCTTTGTAGCCGACACCACGAACCGTCAATACAACTTCGGGAGCTTCCGGATCCCGTTCAATTTTTGACCGGAGGCGCTGGACGTGGACGTTGACCAGCCGGGTGTCCGCCGCGTGGCGGTAGCCCCAGACCTGTTCCAGCAGCAGCTCACGGGTGAACACCTGCCATGGCTTCCGCGCCAGGGCTACGAGGAGGTCAAACTCCAGGGGCGTGAGGGAAATCCGCTCATCGGCACGCTTCACGGTGTGGCCGGCCACGTCGATGGTGATGTCAGCGATCCGCAGCGTTTCAGGCGCCTTCTGGTCGCCGGGCCGCAGGCGGGCACGCACGCGTGCCACGAGTTCGGCGGGTTTGAACGGCTTGGGTACGTAGTCGTCTGCGCCGGACTCAAGGCCGCGGACGACGTCGGACGTATCCGACTTGGCCGTGAGCATAACGATGGGCACGTCCGATTCGGAGCGGATCTGCCGGCAGACCTCGATGCCGTCCACACCGGGCAGCATCAGGTCAAGCAGCACGAGGTCAGGCTTCGATGAACGGAAAATATCCAGCGCCTGGCTGCCATCGGCGCAAAAAACCGGCTCAAAGCCGTCGTTGCGCAGAACAATCCCAATCATTTCGGCCAGCGCTTCGTCATCGTCAACTACCAGAATGCGTGCCTTCATAGTTATATATTCCCTTATTGAACAGGGTTTGTCCTGTTGAACGGCCTTACGGCATGGCGCCACGCTATGACGCCCGACGCCGGAACTATAGGCTGGCAACACGCGGACAGTCCCGCGCGGGGGAAGGAACAGGGTGCCACACCAGGATCCGAACATGCAGCAGCCGCATCCTGCCGGCGAGGCTGGGAAGGGCCAGCCGCCAGGGAACCAGCCTCCGTGGGGGCCGCAGCCCGGCCCGGCACAGCAGCCCTGGGGCGGCCAGCCGGTTTGGGGCGCTCCTCCGGGTGGCCCGCCGGCTTGGGGCACTCCGCCGCACAATCCCTACGGCGGTCCGCCGCCGTACCAGCAGCCGCGTTATGTTGCCCCGCCCAAACCCGGCATCGTTCCCCTGCGGCCACTGATGTTCGGCGAGATCCTGGATGGCTCCTTCCAGGCGATCAGGCGCAATGCCAAAGCCATGCTGGGCGCCGCGCTGCTGGCGCAGACGCTCGCCGCAGTAGTCACGGCAGTTCTCAGTTCATTTTCCGCCACGTCCGCGGCGTCACTTGAAGCCTGGGCGGCGGGCCTGACGGAGCAGGACCTGGTCCCGCTGGTGGTGACCTTCGCGTCCGGGATCCTGCTCGTCTCGGTGCTCACCGTTTTTCTGTCCGCGGTGCTGCAGGGCGCCATGGTGGTTCCGGTCGCCAGATCCGTCCTCAACCGCCCCACCGGCTTCAGGCAGATGTGGACCCTGGCGCGGTCCCGCGCTGGTGCCCTGATCCGCCTTGCGGCCCTGCTGGTGGGCGGCGGGCTCCTCGTTGCGCTGCTGTTTGTGGCGCTGGCCGTGCTGCTGGTCAGCACTGTCGGCGGAGTGGGCGCCCTGATCCTCGTCCCGCTGGGGCTGGTGTGCTTTGTGCTGTACGTATGGGTCTACATCAAGCTAATGGTGGCCCCTGCCGCCGTTGTGGTGGAGGAACTCGGTGCGATGGCCGGCATCCGGCGCTCCTGGGAACTGACACGCAGCAATTGGTGGCGGCTCCTGGGCATCACGCTGGTGGTGGGCATCATGGTGGGGGTCATCGCCCAGGTCGTCACGATTCCCGTCACACTGCTCACCGGCTTTTACACCGGCGTGGTCTCACCCCACGGCGGTTCCGACCAGGCCATGACGGCGGCCGTGGTGGCGGGCGTTGCCACCGCGGTCGTTACCGCAGTGGTCGCCGCAGCGGGTTTTGCCTTCCAGACCTCCGTGATGGCGCTGCTCTACCTCGACCTCAGGATGCGCCGGGACGGACTGGATATCGCCCTGCTCCGGCTGCTGGAATCCGGAGCAGATCCCGACGGCGTCCCGGGCCGAGGCGTTCCGGTCTACCGGGCGGGACCCGGCCAAAATCCGCTGCCGCCCTATGGGGCACCGCCCGGCGGGACATGGCCGGATGGCCGCTGAACCACCGGTCCTGCCTGGCCGCGACGAGGCCCGCCGCTGGGCCGAAGAAGAACTCGCCAAGCCGGAATACCGTGACGCGGCCCCCGGCTGGCTGGACAGTGTGTGGGCGGACATCCTGGACTGGCTGCGGTCCCTGGACGGCGGCTCCGGCCCGGACACCACCGTGGCGGCGCCGTGGATCGGTGTGGCCATCGCCGTGCTGATCGGCGCCGCGGTCGTCCTGGCCCGCCCGCGCCTCAACGCGAAGGCCAGGCGTGCCGGAGACGTGTTCGACGTCGGCACAGCCGTCAGTGCCGAGGCCTACCGCGGGCGCGCGGCTGCCGCTGCCGCAGCCGGCAACTGGAGTGCCGCCGCCGTGGACTGTTTCCGCGCGCTGGTGCGCACAGCCGAGGACAGAACACTTTTCGACGCGCGGCCGGGCCGGACCGCGGACGAGGTGGCGCACGAACTGGCCACCGCGTTTCCGTCAGAAGCCGGCCACCTGACGGAAGCCGCGCGAACTTTCGACGGGATCCGCTACGGAAATGAGTCCGCAGGCCAGGCTGACTATGCCGCGGTGCGCGAACTGGACATTGCCCTGCAGTCCCTCACGCCGGCCAGCGCCGCCCTGCCCGCTGAACGTGACGAACCGGCGGTTCCGCGATGACGCAGGGTCCCACGATGCAGAACCCTTCGCCGGATCTTCTGGCGCCCAAACGTCCGACGTCGGGTGCACCGGAGGCGCAGCCGGGTTCCGCCCCGGCACTCCGATCCGGTTCCGGGTCCGGCGCCGGCTTCGTTTCCCGCGCCCGTGCCTGGCTCCGGCGGCACCGCGGCGGGGCAGCGATCGGCGTGACGGCCGCCGTCGGACTGGCGGTGGTTATTTCCACCCAACTCGCGCCAAAGGGCGATTCCCTGCCCTTATCCGTGCATAACGCCGGGCCGGGCGGCGCCAGGGCGGTCAGCGAGATACTGGGCCGCCACGGTGTCGAGGTCCAGGATGTTGAATCCTTTGACTCCGCCACGGCAGCACTCGCGGGCCGGCCGGGTGCCACCCTCCTCCTGTACGACCGGAGCGGATTCCTGGACCAATCCCGGCTGGACGAGCTGACCGCACGTGCGGGACGCGTAGTGCTGGTGACGCCGCGGCTCGGCACGCTGAAGGCACTCGATACCGGCATCAGCCAGGCCGGTGTGGTGCCCGAGTCAACGGCGCTCCTGGAACCGGGCTGCGATCTCACCGATCCCGCGGCGGCAGGTGCTGTCTCCGGAACCGGCGGATTCCTGTACGACGGCGGCACGGTGTGCTTCAGCCCGCACGGAAGCACCGCCGGGCTGCTTGCCCGCACGGATGATGGCGGCCTGACCGTCCTGGGCAGCACCGCCCTCCTCAACAACGGCGGGCTTGCCGGCCACGGCCATGCCGCACTGGCCCTGCGGACGCTGGGCGGCTCAGCGGTCGTTGTCTGGTACCTGCCCGGACTGGGCGACGCGGCCGCTGCGGAGTCAACGCAGACACTTGATGAACTCGCCCCTGACTGGGTGGCATTCCTGGGGCCCTGGCTGGTCTTTGTGGCCGTGCTGGCCATTGTGTGGCGCGGGCGCCGCCTCGGCCCGCTCGTGTTTGAACCACTCCCCGTGGTGGTCAAGGCCGTGGAGACCGCAGAAGGCCGCGCACGCCTTTATCAGGATTCCCACGCACTGGACCGGGCACGGGACAACCTTCGGGCCGGCACCCTGGTCCGCCTGGCGCAAGCCCTTCGAGTGGGATCCCAGGCCACTGCCGACGACGTGGTGCAGGCAGTGGCCCGGCACCTGGGCCGGCCGGAAAGAGATATCAGCGGCCTGATCCAGGAACGCCCCGGTACCGCAACCAGGCTGGTGCAATGGTCACAGGAACTGGACAAACTAGAGAACGAGGTCAGGACCCGATGAACGAACCGTACGGCGCCCCGCAGATCATGGACTCCTCTCCGCGGACGCTGGATCCCGCCCGGCAGGCGCTCCTGGATGTCCGCCACGAGGTTGCCAAAGCCGTGGTGGGCCAGGATGCCACCGTC
Proteins encoded in this window:
- a CDS encoding DUF4350 domain-containing protein; amino-acid sequence: MQNPSPDLLAPKRPTSGAPEAQPGSAPALRSGSGSGAGFVSRARAWLRRHRGGAAIGVTAAVGLAVVISTQLAPKGDSLPLSVHNAGPGGARAVSEILGRHGVEVQDVESFDSATAALAGRPGATLLLYDRSGFLDQSRLDELTARAGRVVLVTPRLGTLKALDTGISQAGVVPESTALLEPGCDLTDPAAAGAVSGTGGFLYDGGTVCFSPHGSTAGLLARTDDGGLTVLGSTALLNNGGLAGHGHAALALRTLGGSAVVVWYLPGLGDAAAAESTQTLDELAPDWVAFLGPWLVFVAVLAIVWRGRRLGPLVFEPLPVVVKAVETAEGRARLYQDSHALDRARDNLRAGTLVRLAQALRVGSQATADDVVQAVARHLGRPERDISGLIQERPGTATRLVQWSQELDKLENEVRTR
- the mtrA gene encoding MtrAB system response regulator MtrA yields the protein MKARILVVDDDEALAEMIGIVLRNDGFEPVFCADGSQALDIFRSSKPDLVLLDLMLPGVDGIEVCRQIRSESDVPIVMLTAKSDTSDVVRGLESGADDYVPKPFKPAELVARVRARLRPGDQKAPETLRIADITIDVAGHTVKRADERISLTPLEFDLLVALARKPWQVFTRELLLEQVWGYRHAADTRLVNVHVQRLRSKIERDPEAPEVVLTVRGVGYKAGS
- a CDS encoding DUF4129 domain-containing protein gives rise to the protein MAAEPPVLPGRDEARRWAEEELAKPEYRDAAPGWLDSVWADILDWLRSLDGGSGPDTTVAAPWIGVAIAVLIGAAVVLARPRLNAKARRAGDVFDVGTAVSAEAYRGRAAAAAAAGNWSAAAVDCFRALVRTAEDRTLFDARPGRTADEVAHELATAFPSEAGHLTEAARTFDGIRYGNESAGQADYAAVRELDIALQSLTPASAALPAERDEPAVPR